In Choloepus didactylus isolate mChoDid1 chromosome 6, mChoDid1.pri, whole genome shotgun sequence, one DNA window encodes the following:
- the PTS gene encoding 6-pyruvoyl tetrahydrobiopterin synthase, with the protein MSALGLGRCRRAQLSRLVSFSATHRLHSKSLSNEENLKLFGKCNNPNGHGHNYRVVVTVHGEIDPVTGMVMNLTDLKECMEEAIMKPLDHKNLDLDVPYFTDVVSTTENVAVYIWENLQKFLPVGVLYKVKVYETDNNIVVYKGQ; encoded by the exons ATGAGCGCTCTGGGCTTGGGTCGTTGTCGCCGTGCCCAGCTTTCCCGCCTCGTCTCTTTCAGCGCGACCCACCGGCTCCACAG CAAATCTTTAAgtaatgaagaaaacttgaaactGTTTGGGAAATGCAACAATCCAAATGGCCATGGACACAATTACAGAG TTGTGGTGACAGTACATGGAGAG aTTGATCCTGTTACAGGAATGGTTATGAACTTGACTGACCTCAAAGAGTGTATGGAG GAGGCAATTATGAAGCCCCTTGATCACAAGAATCTGGATCTGGATGTGCCATACTTCACTGATGTGGTGAG caCGACAGAAAATGTGGCTGTTTATATCTGGGAAAACCTTCAGAAATTTCTTCCtgtgggagttctttataaaGTAAAAGTGTATGAAACTGACAATAATATTGTAGTCTATAAAGGACAATAG